The genomic region CATTTCCAGAATCACATCCGAAGCCATGAGTTCCGAGACTTCTGCGATGCTGTTTCTTTCTACTTGCAGTACCACGGCACCGCCCCGCCCCATTTCGTAGCGAATCCCCAAGCGCTGGAATTGCGGCCTGAAAGATTCAGAAACATGCGGCATTACGCCAAAAACGGCATCAGCCACCCCTTTAACTAACTGCTGACAAGATTTACTGCTATCCCATGGCAACAATGCAACCACGTTTTGAATACCCAAATCATGTAATTGATGCGCTACCCCAAAACCATGCAATACATGTCCCGAACCCATGACACCTACGACCAGCGGCTTATCCGGACTAATAGATGTTGTCACAGCTTGCTGCAGTATCTGTGCCATGGCGCGGTCCCACAATTGTTGCCCACCGATAAAACGCCGGAAATCTGAATCATCTTGCGTAATTTCCCCTGCTTTTTTGTCTTTACGGTCATGTTGCTTATAAATCGGCAATAAGTAATCAATATATGCTTGACTGGGCTCCGCCGGGCGCGTCAATCCTTCCCGCTCCTCCATGGGCACACCATAAAAGCCTTTTTCAGCCACCTGGTGACGCAGCTTTGTTTCAATATTCAAGGCGACCATCGGGATACGATTCATACGCGCAAAATGAAACAACGGTAAATAAAGATTGGCATCGGTATTCCACACCCGATCCCACTCAGCTACACGAAGAAATTCTTTTTCACTTAATTTACCAGCAATCCATTTATCCAATGCTGCCTGCACACGACGAGGAAACATTTCAAATCCGATCACCATATTGGGACGCGCAGCGTGCAAAGCCACCAGTGTTTGCAACTGCCAGCGATGATGATCCGCATTGACGTGGGTCTCACCTAATAGCACCACCGACGCCTTCGCCGCGCGTGCGATAATTTCCTGTTGTGAAGCTTTACCCAAACCTGGAACAACCCAATCCCCCAACGGGACGCAGTCTTTAGATGCCGGTTTTTTTGCCGGAATGATGGTTGCCGTTGCATTATTTACGCACAACCCCATTAGCATAAGAATCACGCTAATAACTCTGCTACAACGGCTTACATTAAAATTTGTCATTTTTTCTGGTTATCCTGTTAACAGATCCATAAAATAGTGAGTTATCCAATCCATTTACGTGCATTCCGGAATAAACGCATCCAAGGCCCATCCCCACCCCAATCTGAACGAATACCGGGATACCAGGAATGCTGCGTCACTCGAAATACCCGTTCCGGGTGTGGCATCAACACATTAAATCGCCCATCCGGTGTAGTCAATCCGGTGATCCCTTGAAGCGATCCGTTCGGGTTATAAGGATACTGCTCAGTTACTTGTCCGTGATTATCGACAAATCGCATCGTCACCAGTGACGCAATTTTGTCGGACTGGCCGGAACACAGCTCAACCTTGCCCTCGCCATGGGCCACCGTGATCGGCATCCGGCTCCCGGCCATGCCATCAAAAAATAACGATGGGCCGTGTTGTATTTCCACCATGACAAAGCGTGCCTCAAATTGCTCCGACAGATTACGTTTAAAACGGGGCCAAGCTTCGGCACCTGGAATAATCTCATGCAAATTGCTCATCATTTGACAACCGTTACATACACCCAGCGCAAATGTGTCGCTACGCTGAAAGAATGCTTCGAATTCTTCTCGTGCACGTGGGTTAAATAAAATCGATTTGGCCCAGCCTTCGCCCGCACCCAGCACATCACCATAAGAAAATCCACCGCAGGCAGCCAATCCCATAAAATTTTTTAAAGACAATTGACCTGATAGAATATCGCTCATATGCACATCGATTGCGCTAAAGCCGGCACGGTCGAAAGCCGCGGCCATTTCCACA from Nitrosomonas ureae harbors:
- a CDS encoding ChaN family lipoprotein → MTNFNVSRCSRVISVILMLMGLCVNNATATIIPAKKPASKDCVPLGDWVVPGLGKASQQEIIARAAKASVVLLGETHVNADHHRWQLQTLVALHAARPNMVIGFEMFPRRVQAALDKWIAGKLSEKEFLRVAEWDRVWNTDANLYLPLFHFARMNRIPMVALNIETKLRHQVAEKGFYGVPMEEREGLTRPAEPSQAYIDYLLPIYKQHDRKDKKAGEITQDDSDFRRFIGGQQLWDRAMAQILQQAVTTSISPDKPLVVGVMGSGHVLHGFGVAHQLHDLGIQNVVALLPWDSSKSCQQLVKGVADAVFGVMPHVSESFRPQFQRLGIRYEMGRGGAVVLQVERNSIAEVSELMASDVILEMAGVPIKITEDVINVVKRQAPGTWLPIKIKRDGIEMLIIAKFPTLSL